A DNA window from Acidobacteriota bacterium contains the following coding sequences:
- a CDS encoding CDP-alcohol phosphatidyltransferase family protein: MLTRLIGATAQFIIEAIVHALSLTRIHPNFFTAFGLVINIYAAILFGTGKFFQAGLVVVGAGLFDMLDGRIARVTNTTSVFGGFFDSVMDRYSDLAIYIGLLVYYSRMDRFLYVVLVAVVMVGSVMVSYARARAEVVIPLCKVGFMERPERVVLIIIGALWNRMAPVLWLLATMTNITVIQRIFYTWQETQPPPRKVSASS; this comes from the coding sequence ATGCTGACAAGACTAATTGGCGCCACCGCACAATTCATCATTGAAGCGATAGTCCACGCGCTCTCTCTGACCCGCATTCACCCGAATTTCTTTACCGCCTTCGGACTGGTCATCAATATCTACGCCGCCATCTTGTTTGGCACCGGAAAATTTTTCCAGGCTGGCTTGGTCGTGGTGGGGGCCGGATTGTTCGACATGCTCGATGGACGCATTGCCCGCGTAACCAACACCACTTCCGTTTTCGGAGGCTTCTTTGATTCGGTGATGGATCGCTACTCCGATCTGGCCATTTACATCGGCCTGCTGGTCTATTACTCGCGCATGGACCGCTTCCTCTACGTCGTACTGGTGGCAGTAGTCATGGTCGGCTCGGTGATGGTGAGTTATGCGCGCGCGCGCGCCGAAGTGGTGATTCCACTCTGCAAAGTCGGGTTCATGGAGCGGCCTGAGCGCGTCGTGCTCATCATCATTGGCGCACTATGGAACCGTATGGCGCCAGTGCTTTGGTTACTGGCTACGATGACCAACATTACCGTGATTCAACGAATCTTCTATACCTGGCAAGAGACTCAGCCACCGCCCCGCAAAGTGTCTGCCTCGTCATAG
- the greA gene encoding transcription elongation factor GreA produces MSDALKKKLEEEIRVLDHELNHELPIEIRTARAHGDLSENAEYHAAKERQSFVNARLGQLRKRLGEISLVNFNNIPKDRVAFGSTVEVQDLDKGTKVIYDIVTSEETDVANGKISTSSPIGRALVGKQVGDAVKVVTPSGAREFEIRKLTTIHDKG; encoded by the coding sequence ATGTCAGATGCGTTGAAAAAGAAGCTGGAAGAAGAGATTCGAGTGCTCGATCATGAGCTGAATCACGAACTTCCGATTGAAATTAGAACCGCGCGCGCGCATGGCGACCTGAGCGAAAACGCCGAGTACCATGCCGCCAAGGAGCGCCAGAGCTTCGTCAATGCGCGACTGGGCCAGCTGCGCAAGCGCTTGGGTGAGATATCCCTGGTTAATTTCAACAATATCCCGAAGGACCGCGTGGCCTTTGGCTCCACCGTGGAAGTGCAGGACCTCGATAAGGGAACCAAGGTAATTTATGATATTGTCACCAGCGAGGAAACCGACGTCGCCAACGGCAAGATATCCACTTCCTCCCCCATCGGCCGGGCCTTGGTTGGCAAGCAAGTCGGCGATGCGGTCAAGGTGGTTACCCCATCCGGCGCGCGCGAGTTTGAGATCCGCAAACTGACCACCATCCACGACAAAGGCTAA
- a CDS encoding glycosyltransferase, which produces MKPRILIISPVTPYPVHHGAGSAIYGYIRALRTEFDITFVGFCPTHLHAQAQAGLDVLCQRAYLFRLPEARHLDAFSPIPYLFSNLQSEPMHQLVDHLLKEEQFDLVEVEYLGMADYAEGARCPRIIRAHVQEWLHYYINFQQTSGIGTRMEHLFWSVDAVRHNRAALESFDWVLVTSEEERRRAREFVPAVKAEALPFILMDCEYYVPAPAPPRNKQLLFVGFLPHTPNTDALQYFIREEWPLIRRRDPEARLSVVGEGASNALRGLMYDYGVDYLGFVKDLRTIYADTRVYIAPVTSGGGIRTKIVEAMTAGIPVVCNSFAPAGLGLLPEQHVIVRDNPRESVDAILHLLNDDQDWLALRDRARGWVENCYGLQKAGPRIAQRYLQFLRQSQHQSHQKSRRQSGREAA; this is translated from the coding sequence ATGAAACCGCGCATTCTCATCATTTCGCCCGTTACGCCTTACCCTGTCCATCACGGGGCAGGCAGCGCCATTTATGGATATATACGAGCGCTGCGCACCGAGTTCGACATTACTTTTGTCGGTTTTTGCCCGACACATCTCCACGCGCAGGCGCAGGCCGGGCTGGATGTTCTCTGCCAACGCGCGTACCTGTTCAGGCTGCCCGAAGCGCGCCATCTTGATGCCTTCTCGCCTATTCCCTATCTGTTCTCTAATCTGCAGAGCGAACCCATGCACCAGCTTGTCGATCACCTGCTGAAGGAAGAGCAGTTCGACCTGGTTGAAGTCGAGTACCTGGGTATGGCCGATTACGCAGAAGGCGCTCGCTGCCCGCGGATCATCCGTGCGCATGTGCAGGAGTGGCTGCACTATTACATCAACTTCCAGCAGACCAGCGGCATCGGCACCCGCATGGAGCATCTGTTCTGGAGCGTGGATGCCGTCCGGCATAACCGAGCAGCACTTGAGAGTTTCGATTGGGTGTTGGTAACTTCCGAGGAGGAGCGTCGCCGCGCGCGAGAATTTGTTCCTGCGGTGAAGGCCGAGGCGCTGCCCTTCATTCTAATGGATTGTGAATACTACGTTCCGGCTCCGGCGCCACCCCGCAACAAACAGTTATTGTTTGTAGGTTTTCTTCCGCACACCCCCAACACGGATGCGCTTCAGTATTTCATCCGCGAGGAGTGGCCGCTGATCCGCCGCCGCGATCCTGAGGCTCGCCTGAGCGTGGTGGGCGAAGGCGCGTCTAATGCGCTGCGGGGATTGATGTACGACTATGGCGTGGACTACCTGGGCTTCGTCAAGGACCTGCGCACGATCTACGCGGACACACGGGTTTACATCGCTCCGGTAACCAGTGGCGGGGGCATCCGCACCAAGATTGTCGAGGCCATGACCGCCGGCATCCCCGTCGTCTGCAACTCCTTCGCGCCTGCTGGGCTGGGACTGTTGCCGGAGCAGCACGTCATTGTGCGGGATAATCCACGGGAATCTGTCGATGCTATCCTTCATCTGCTGAACGACGATCAAGATTGGTTGGCGCTCCGTGATCGCGCGCGAGGCTGGGTGGAGAACTGCTACGGCCTGCAGAAGGCGGGCCCGAGGATTGCTCAACGCTATCTTCAGTTCTTACGCCAGTCTCAGCACCAGTCCCACCAAAAGTCGCGCCGCCAATCTGGCCGGGAGGCAGCGTGA
- a CDS encoding DUF3108 domain-containing protein encodes MRISFNFCQIKRAAFCVLFALVGEWSVSSRAQTHPWPEGEKLVLSLFWPSGVTMGEATIESKTAGDVLQISATVEAILPQNRITYSFDSEVTTDLCSRRFSQSVRRGSRSWEEVTVFDSVAGKAIVSRDGGKREMAAPKCARDPLAYLYYFRKQVAAGKRPSSDTLFLGGPVSLRIEAMAEQKVKISQHSRQGDLYLVTYPGSAGDGFVEIWLERGSRHAPIAVRLPLPLATFSAELQ; translated from the coding sequence ATGAGGATTTCATTCAATTTTTGTCAGATTAAGCGGGCCGCCTTCTGCGTGTTGTTTGCGCTAGTGGGGGAGTGGTCTGTTTCATCACGGGCGCAAACCCATCCCTGGCCGGAGGGCGAAAAGCTGGTGTTGAGTTTATTCTGGCCGAGCGGCGTCACCATGGGTGAAGCGACCATTGAAAGTAAAACGGCGGGTGATGTTTTGCAGATTTCCGCCACGGTAGAAGCCATACTCCCGCAGAACCGCATCACGTATTCATTTGATTCAGAGGTGACGACGGACCTCTGTTCCCGGCGGTTCAGTCAATCCGTCCGCCGCGGTTCGCGCAGTTGGGAGGAAGTTACTGTGTTCGATTCCGTAGCAGGGAAAGCTATCGTATCGCGGGATGGCGGCAAACGGGAAATGGCTGCACCCAAGTGTGCCCGCGACCCACTGGCGTACCTCTACTATTTTCGCAAACAGGTGGCCGCGGGCAAACGTCCATCGAGCGATACATTGTTTCTGGGCGGCCCGGTCTCGCTGCGTATCGAAGCCATGGCGGAACAGAAGGTCAAGATCAGCCAGCATTCCCGGCAAGGGGACCTCTATCTCGTAACCTATCCGGGATCCGCTGGAGACGGGTTTGTGGAAATATGGCTGGAGCGGGGTTCGCGGCATGCTCCCATTGCCGTCCGGCTGCCCTTGCCGCTCGCCACGTTTTCCGCCGAACTCCAGTAA